Proteins from a single region of Limnothrix sp. FACHB-406:
- a CDS encoding diguanylate cyclase has protein sequence MTNSQAIAANSEPIRRLATGKAESPARPFDPGSFLVLVVDDVSQNVRLSIEMLDQAGYETTFAMTGAEALMRVRSAQPDLILLDLMMPGMSGLQLCDRLKEDPILRDIPVLFVTASNEETHMLEAFQLGAVDYITKPFRSAELLARVRVHLELKQARDRLSQALNALQRTHAQLQSAYTELGRLATTDPLTGLANRRHWMTLAKKEFQRSCRYQHPLSVLMLDLDHFKAVNDTYGHAVGDLALATATQAASSILRTQDCLGRYGGEEFVMLLPETDAAAAAIVAERIRKAIADPTITSLPSAPGLTLTVSIGGTSCQSTDTSIEAALNRADRALYQAKNRGRNRVMMVL, from the coding sequence ATGACCAATTCCCAGGCAATTGCAGCCAATTCAGAACCCATTCGACGATTAGCGACGGGCAAGGCAGAATCGCCAGCCCGGCCGTTTGATCCCGGATCGTTTCTAGTTTTGGTGGTTGATGATGTCAGCCAAAATGTGCGCCTGTCGATCGAAATGCTAGATCAGGCGGGCTATGAAACCACATTTGCCATGACGGGAGCCGAAGCGTTGATGAGGGTGCGATCGGCCCAACCGGATTTGATTTTGCTGGATTTGATGATGCCGGGAATGAGCGGTTTGCAACTGTGCGATCGCCTGAAAGAAGATCCGATTCTGCGGGATATTCCCGTGTTGTTTGTCACGGCCAGCAACGAAGAAACCCACATGCTCGAAGCCTTCCAGCTTGGCGCTGTGGACTACATCACCAAGCCCTTTCGATCGGCGGAACTCCTGGCCCGGGTGCGGGTGCATTTGGAACTCAAGCAAGCACGAGATCGCCTCAGTCAGGCCCTGAATGCCCTGCAACGAACCCACGCCCAACTGCAAAGCGCCTACACCGAATTGGGCCGCTTGGCCACCACCGACCCCCTGACCGGTTTAGCCAATCGTCGGCATTGGATGACCCTGGCCAAAAAGGAATTTCAGCGCAGTTGTCGCTACCAACATCCCCTTTCGGTGTTGATGTTGGATTTGGATCACTTCAAGGCCGTGAACGATACCTATGGCCATGCCGTGGGCGATTTGGCCTTGGCCACGGCCACCCAAGCCGCCAGCAGCATTCTGCGAACTCAGGATTGTCTGGGGCGCTATGGGGGTGAGGAATTTGTGATGTTGTTGCCGGAGACCGATGCGGCGGCCGCGGCGATCGTGGCGGAACGGATTCGCAAGGCGATCGCCGATCCGACTATCACCAGTTTGCCCAGCGCCCCGGGCTTAACCCTCACGGTCAGCATTGGCGGCACAAGTTGCCAGTCCACTGACACCTCGATCGAGGCGGCCTTGAACCGGGCCGATCGGGCCCTCTACCAAGCCAAAAACCGGGGCCGCAATCGAGTGATGATGGTGTTGTAG
- a CDS encoding chlorophyll a/b-binding protein, which produces MTQPQPTTTPNLEEPKFGFNDYAERLNGRAAMVGFLLALAIEAVTGQGLLAWLGLL; this is translated from the coding sequence ATGACTCAACCACAACCGACCACCACCCCCAACCTCGAAGAACCCAAATTTGGCTTCAATGACTATGCTGAGCGCCTGAATGGCCGCGCCGCCATGGTGGGTTTCCTGCTGGCTTTGGCGATCGAGGCGGTGACGGGTCAAGGGCTGTTGGCTTGGTTGGGCCTGCTGTAG
- a CDS encoding 6-carboxytetrahydropterin synthase: MSDLCTISRRVQFSASYRYWLPELTEAENHRRFGIAARSPGSTFTLWVQVQGPIDPFGMVANLSTTIKRALQREVLEPLHGANLNQIWPEFANTLPTSEWVAQVLWQRLSQCWQRQGLQLRQVQLSPDPGLVVEYRGQAMEAHLTVHTHFSAAHRLALPTLTLAQNSEIYGKCSRPSGHGHNYQLWVTVRGQIDPRTGMVVELNRLHDLIEMQVVEQLDHTFLNQDIAYFQDIVPTAENIAVYIRDQLLEPLRELGVQLVKIRLDETENNSCEVYVQTEAPWVDRPVTSAIDQGKTAGVGAN, from the coding sequence ATGAGCGATCTTTGCACCATCAGCCGTCGTGTCCAGTTTTCCGCAAGCTACCGTTACTGGTTGCCGGAACTGACGGAGGCGGAAAATCATCGGCGGTTCGGGATCGCCGCTCGATCGCCCGGCAGCACCTTCACGCTTTGGGTGCAAGTCCAGGGGCCGATCGATCCCTTTGGCATGGTGGCCAACCTATCCACCACCATCAAACGCGCCCTGCAACGGGAAGTGCTGGAACCCTTGCACGGAGCCAACCTCAACCAAATTTGGCCAGAATTTGCCAACACCCTGCCCACCAGCGAGTGGGTGGCCCAGGTGCTGTGGCAGCGTTTGAGCCAATGTTGGCAGCGGCAGGGCTTGCAACTGCGGCAAGTGCAACTGTCGCCCGATCCCGGTTTAGTTGTGGAATATCGAGGGCAAGCTATGGAAGCTCATCTAACGGTTCATACCCACTTCAGCGCCGCCCATCGTTTGGCTCTGCCAACCCTGACTTTGGCTCAAAATAGCGAAATTTATGGCAAATGTTCCCGCCCCAGTGGCCATGGCCACAACTATCAATTGTGGGTGACGGTGCGCGGTCAAATTGACCCTAGAACAGGGATGGTTGTTGAACTCAACCGGCTCCACGATCTCATTGAAATGCAAGTGGTGGAGCAGCTTGATCACACCTTTTTGAATCAGGATATTGCCTACTTTCAAGACATTGTGCCCACGGCGGAAAATATTGCCGTTTATATTCGCGATCAACTGCTAGAGCCATTGCGAGAATTGGGAGTGCAGTTGGTCAAAATTCGGCTGGATGAAACCGAAAATAATTCCTGTGAAGTGTATGTGCAAACGGAGGCTCCGTGGGTCGATCGCCCCGTTACCAGCGCGATCGACCAAGGAAAAACGGCGGGCGTGGGTGCAAACTAG
- a CDS encoding heavy metal-binding domain-containing protein, which translates to MLLTTTSSLEGKRIISYYGVVSGEAILGANIFKDFFAGIRDVIGGRSGSYEKELRKAKDIAMNEMKAAAAELGANGIIGIDIDYETISLSNGGGMLMVAVSGTAVRFE; encoded by the coding sequence ATGTTGCTAACCACAACCTCCAGCCTCGAAGGCAAGCGCATCATCTCCTATTACGGCGTGGTCAGTGGAGAAGCGATCTTGGGGGCGAACATTTTCAAGGACTTTTTCGCTGGCATCCGAGACGTGATTGGCGGGCGATCGGGTTCCTACGAAAAAGAACTGCGCAAGGCCAAAGACATCGCGATGAATGAAATGAAAGCCGCCGCTGCGGAATTGGGAGCGAACGGCATCATTGGCATTGATATTGATTATGAAACCATTAGCCTGTCCAACGGCGGTGGCATGTTGATGGTGGCGGTCAGTGGCACGGCGGTGCGGTTTGAATAA